A section of the Phacochoerus africanus isolate WHEZ1 chromosome 4, ROS_Pafr_v1, whole genome shotgun sequence genome encodes:
- the RNF14 gene encoding E3 ubiquitin-protein ligase RNF14 isoform X2: protein MQFLKEETLAYLDIVSPFELRLGSQKKVQRRATQASSSPELDFGGAAAFDLDQEEAVDERAVQDVESLSSLIQEILDFDQAQQIKCFNSKLFLCNICFCEKLGSECMYFLECRHVYCKACLKDYFEIQIRDGQVQCLNCPEPKCPSVATPGQVKELVDAELFARYDRLLLQSTLDLMADVVYCPRPCCQLPVMQEPGCTMGICSSCNFAFCTLCRLTYHGVSPCKVTAEKLIDLRNEYLQADETNKRFLEQRYGKRVIQKALEEMESKEWLEKNSKSCPCCGTPIEKLDGCNKMTCTGCMQYFCWICMGSLSRANPYKHFTDPASPCFNRLFHAVDVNGDVWEDEAED, encoded by the exons ATGCAGTTTCTCAAGGAAGAGACCTTGGCCTACCTGGATATCGTCTCTCCCTTCGAGCTCAGGCTGGGTTCTCAGAAAAAAGTGCAGAGAAGGGCGACTCAGGCCTCTTCCAGCCCCGAGCTAGATTTCGGAGGAGCTGCTGCCTTTGACCTAGACCAAGAGGAAGCTGTGGACGAGAGAGCCGTGCAGGATGTGGAGTCCTTGTCCAGTCTGATCCAGGAGATCTTGGACTTTGATCAAGCTCAGCAGATAAAATGCTTTAACAGTAAATTGTTCCTGTGCAATATCTGTTTCTGTGAGAAGCTGGGGAGCGAATGCATGTACTTCTTGGAGTGCAGGCATGTGTACTGCAAAGCCTGTCTCAAGGACTACTTTGAGATCCAGATCAGAGATGGCCAAGTTCAGTGCCTCAACTGCCCAGAACCCAAGTGCCCTTCAGTGGCCACTCCTGGTCAG GTCAAAGAGCTGGTGGACGCCGAGTTATTTGCCCGCTACGACCGCCTTCTCCTCCAGTCCACCCTGGACCTGATGGCAGATGTGGTGTACTGCCCCCGCCCGTGCTGCCAGCTGCCTGTGATGCAGGAGCCTGGCTGCACAATGGGCATCTGCTCGAGCTGTAATTTCGCCTTCTGTACCCTCTGCAGATTGACCTACCATGGGGTCTCTCCGTGTAAGGTGACTGCAG AGAAATTAATAGACTTACGAAATGAGTACCTGCAAGCAGATGAGACCAATAAAAGGTTTTTGGAGCAGAGGTATGGTAAGCGGGTGATTCAGAAGGCCCTGGAAGAGATGGAGAGCAAGGAGTGGCTAGAAAAGAACTCCAAGAGCTGCCCATGCTGCGGGACTCCCATAGAG AAACTAGACGGCTGTAACAAGATGACATGTACGGGCTGTATGCAGTACTTCTGCTGGATTTGCATGGGTTCCCTCTCTAGAGCAAACCCTTACAAACATTTCACTGATCCTGCCTCCCCGTGTTTTAACCG GTTGTTCCATGCTGTGGATGTTAACGGAGATGTTTGGGAAGATGAGGCCGAAGACTAG
- the RNF14 gene encoding E3 ubiquitin-protein ligase RNF14 isoform X1: MSSEDREAQEDELLALASIYDGDEFRKAESVQGGETRIYLDLPQNFKIFVSGNSNECLQNSGFEHTICFLPPLVLNFELPPDYPSSSPPSFTLSGKWLSPTQLSALCKHLDNLWEEHRGSVVLFAWMQFLKEETLAYLDIVSPFELRLGSQKKVQRRATQASSSPELDFGGAAAFDLDQEEAVDERAVQDVESLSSLIQEILDFDQAQQIKCFNSKLFLCNICFCEKLGSECMYFLECRHVYCKACLKDYFEIQIRDGQVQCLNCPEPKCPSVATPGQVKELVDAELFARYDRLLLQSTLDLMADVVYCPRPCCQLPVMQEPGCTMGICSSCNFAFCTLCRLTYHGVSPCKVTAEKLIDLRNEYLQADETNKRFLEQRYGKRVIQKALEEMESKEWLEKNSKSCPCCGTPIEKLDGCNKMTCTGCMQYFCWICMGSLSRANPYKHFTDPASPCFNRLFHAVDVNGDVWEDEAED; encoded by the exons ATGTCGTCGGAAGACCGAGAAGCTCAGGAGGATGAGTTGCTGGCCCTGGCGAGTATTTATGATGGAGATGAATTTCGAAAAGCAGAGTCTGTCCAAGGTGGAGAAACCAGGATCTATTTGGACTTGCCCCAAAATTTCAAGATATTTGTGAGCG GCAATTCAAATGAGTGTCTCCAGAATAGTGGCTTTGAACACACCATTTGCTTTCTGCCTCCACTTGTGCTGAACTTTGAGCTGCCACCAGATTAtccatcctcctccccaccttcaTTCACACTTAGTGGCAAATGGCTGTCACCAACTCAG CTGTCTGCTCTCTGCAAGCACTTAGACAACCTGTGGGAAGAGCACCGCGGCAGCGTGGTCCTGTTTGCCTGGATGCAGTTTCTCAAGGAAGAGACCTTGGCCTACCTGGATATCGTCTCTCCCTTCGAGCTCAGGCTGGGTTCTCAGAAAAAAGTGCAGAGAAGGGCGACTCAGGCCTCTTCCAGCCCCGAGCTAGATTTCGGAGGAGCTGCTGCCTTTGACCTAGACCAAGAGGAAGCTGTGGACGAGAGAGCCGTGCAGGATGTGGAGTCCTTGTCCAGTCTGATCCAGGAGATCTTGGACTTTGATCAAGCTCAGCAGATAAAATGCTTTAACAGTAAATTGTTCCTGTGCAATATCTGTTTCTGTGAGAAGCTGGGGAGCGAATGCATGTACTTCTTGGAGTGCAGGCATGTGTACTGCAAAGCCTGTCTCAAGGACTACTTTGAGATCCAGATCAGAGATGGCCAAGTTCAGTGCCTCAACTGCCCAGAACCCAAGTGCCCTTCAGTGGCCACTCCTGGTCAG GTCAAAGAGCTGGTGGACGCCGAGTTATTTGCCCGCTACGACCGCCTTCTCCTCCAGTCCACCCTGGACCTGATGGCAGATGTGGTGTACTGCCCCCGCCCGTGCTGCCAGCTGCCTGTGATGCAGGAGCCTGGCTGCACAATGGGCATCTGCTCGAGCTGTAATTTCGCCTTCTGTACCCTCTGCAGATTGACCTACCATGGGGTCTCTCCGTGTAAGGTGACTGCAG AGAAATTAATAGACTTACGAAATGAGTACCTGCAAGCAGATGAGACCAATAAAAGGTTTTTGGAGCAGAGGTATGGTAAGCGGGTGATTCAGAAGGCCCTGGAAGAGATGGAGAGCAAGGAGTGGCTAGAAAAGAACTCCAAGAGCTGCCCATGCTGCGGGACTCCCATAGAG AAACTAGACGGCTGTAACAAGATGACATGTACGGGCTGTATGCAGTACTTCTGCTGGATTTGCATGGGTTCCCTCTCTAGAGCAAACCCTTACAAACATTTCACTGATCCTGCCTCCCCGTGTTTTAACCG GTTGTTCCATGCTGTGGATGTTAACGGAGATGTTTGGGAAGATGAGGCCGAAGACTAG